DNA from Mobula hypostoma chromosome 4, sMobHyp1.1, whole genome shotgun sequence:
ggggaaatatgaagctatcaggcaggaacttggaaacataaattggtaACAGGTATTCTCAGGGAAttatacggaagaaatgtggcaaatgttcaggggatatttgcgtagagttctgcataggtaagttccaatgagacggaaaggatggtagggtacaggaactgtggtgtacaaacaAAGGCAGttctaaatctagtcaagaagaaaagaagagcttaagaAAGGTTGAAAAAACTAAgtagtgatagagatctagaaaattataaggctagcaggaaggagcttaagaaagaaattaggagagccagaaggggccatgagaaggccttggtggacggtattaaggaaaaccacaaggcattctacaaatatgtgaagagcaagaggataagatgtgagagaataggattaatcaagtgtgacagtgggaaagtgtgtatggaaccggaggagatagcggaggtacttaatgagtactttgcttcactaTTCACTATGGAATATTCActggagatagcccaggaaattatagaccagtgggtcttacttcagtggttggtaagttgatggagaagatcctgagaggcaggatttatgaacatttggaggcataatatgattaggaatagtcagatggctttgtcaaaggcaggtcatgccttacaagcctgatcatattttttaaggatgtgactaaacacattgatgaaggaagagcagtaggtgtagtgtatgtggattgtagcaaggcatttgacaaagtacctccatgcaaggcttattgagaaagtaaggaggcatgggatccaaggggacattgctttatggatccagaactggcttgcccacagaaggcaaagagtggttgtagacagggtCATATTcatatggaggtcggtgaccagtagtgtgcctctgggatctgttctgggacccctactcttcgtgatttttataaatgatctggatgaggaattggagggatgagttagtaaatttgctgatggcataaaggttgggggtgttctggatagtgtggagggctgtcagaggttacagtgggacattgataggatgcaaaactgggctgagaagtggcagatagagttcaacacagataagtgtgaggtggttcatttcggtaggtcaaatatgatggcagaatatagtattaatggtaagactctggaggatcagagagatcttgaggtccgagtccataggacactcaaagctgctgtgcaggttgactctgtggttaagaaagtataaggtacattggccttcattaatcatgggattgagtttaagagccgaaaggtaatgttgcagctatataggaccctggtcagaccccacttggagtactgtgctcagttctggtcacctcactacaggaaggatgtggaaaccatagaaaatgtgcagaggagatttacaaggatgttgcctggattggggagcaggccttatgagaatagattgagtgaactcggccttttctccttgaagcgatggaggatgagaggtgacctgatagaggtgtataagatgatgagaggcatcaatcatgtggatagtcagaggttttttcccagggctgaaatgttaagcacgagagggcacagttttaaggtgcttggaagtagtaacagaggagatgtcaggggtaagttttttacgcagagagtggtgagtgcatggaatgggctgccggcgaatgtggtggaagcggatactatagggtcttttaagagactcctggacaggtacatggagctcagaaaaatagagggctatgggtaaccctaaggtaatttctaaggtaaggacatgttcggcacagctttgtgggccgaagggcctgtattatgctgtaggttttctatgcttctatttcCAAAGCCACACTCAGTTACAGTATTAACACAGCTACTCGCTCAGGTGGACATAAAAAGATGCCATTGTGTTATTTTGAAGACTtctttaaataataaatttataCACTTGAACTCCCAATTTCAAAATCTACCTTGACTTCAGATCCTAGTTTATTTCTTTATTGCTTTGTGAACTATTCTTTATGCTTGGTTGACAGGGATTACCTGAATAATTCCAGTCTATGGATCAAGTGTATGGAGCCGGAAAATGTGATCTTTTGGCACATCTTGTTATTCTCCATCCTACTGGTGATCAGTGCTGTTGAATTCATCATCTGTGTTGCACTACTGATTAATATTCTACTCACTATATTCTGTGGAAATATAAATTGTTTTAAGGTAAGCCTAGTGGGAATTTTTAAAGAGTACCCGAAAGTTCTTAAGAGCCCTAAGTATTCACATGTTGGCCATATAATGGCATCCTCAGCAGCAGAGTGTTACAAGAATCTACTCCCTAGTAACAATGATCAGGGAGACACAGAGAATCTGTAATCATCGACAattacctttattgtctcaaatGAAGAACACATGAACTTACATAACCGAATACCTGTGTGCATtcctagagcatagaacatataTATTCCTATTAAGCTTTCTtgaccttccatgaacagtcaagGAATAGAAAAGATAATACCAGTTAAAAAGGAGTCTCTGCTGGCCACATTTTCCTCAGAGTCCCATTTCGAATCTCCATGTCCATGGGGCACATTACATCCACAATTATGGATCTCTAAAGAGATCATTGCTGCCTTGTATCTGTAAACCTCTGATCTTACATTCATTCCTTACCAATTCATATGTTGTATTTCAGTTCTATTGACTACAGGTCACCTAACTTTTTATTCGTTCTGTTCCAAGgaagcatccatttattgccctcccCCAGCAAGTGACAACCGGTTCTCTTCAGTAACTAGTTTGATTCTCTCTGGGTAGGCACAAACCCCAACAGTCACAAGCTAGCATGTTATATGACATCAGAGAATGCCTCATAAATAACTTCTTACTTGGAGATGATCTCTACTCAAGCAGGTTACCTGGGGCATCATTGTGTCTATAACACTGATCAAGCCAAGCTACTTCAGGACACAGAAAAGTTCACAAAAGGGCAGCCTCCATTTCCAAGCAGATGGCAAGAATAAAGACAATTGGTccatctgcttccactgtccttgattaatCTAAATTCGCTGATTTGCAAACTGTAGTTCTTTCTAGCCAACAAGAGTAATGATTTAAACCTGGCCAACTCATCATTTCATTCAGAGCATACCAAAGCTGAGCAAATTATTATTTATAAAATGTGAAAATCCTCAAAGCTCTCCAGTTTTTTGTTTTCTGGGTCACTTAACACCAGTGGATATTTAGCAAGGCAATGGAACTGGCCTACCCCAGAATTCCTTGGAGTTTTTCAGCCCTAGCTCAGAGGTTGTAGGTTCAAGTGCCTCACAGAGAGATTTAGACTTTCCAATGCAATAATAATGGAGTGTGTCACTGTCATAAGTACTGTCTTTCAGATCAGTTATTCACTCGGGTAAATGTATATATTCCCAAAGCAATACATCGAGGAACAGGGAGATCTTCTTTGCATCCTGGAAAATATTACTCCTTCAAACAATATTAGTAAAACAGTTTTGTTGAGAAATGAGTCCCAGGAATGCAATGTTAAGTGTACAGAGAAGTTTCAGTTCATTATACCCTGCCTCTGACGTTCATTCCAAATAGCTAAAAGATCAGATAAAGGGTTCATGGGGAATTTTTGGGACAGATCACTATAAGTGTACATTCTAAAGCCAACCCAAGAGCAGTGCTATGCcattgctggaagcactcagcagatcaggcccaTCCTTAGGGAGAGTGACAGATCATTTCAAATCAGGGACCCTTAATCCAAGCTGGAAAAATGACTAGACCTAAAATTAGAGTTGTCCAGAGACAGGTAGCAGGTTAGAGCTTGTAAGAAACTTAAAATGCAGGATGATTAAAAAAGGATGATGAAAagtataaattggtaaattggtccATGATTGTCATATACACAGAAGTACTGTGAAAAACATTGTTTCACATGATAgccatgcagatcatttcattgcaTCACTgatttgaggtagtacaaggaaaaTCAATAACAAACAAAGGTAAAATAAAGTGCTGCAGTTACAAAGGAAGGGCAGTGCAAGCAGGCATCAAGTtgtaaggtagattgtgaggtcaagatttcACCTTGTCATAGTAGGCTCTGTTTAATAGTTTTACAACAGTGGGATACAagccttgagcctagtggtatctactttcagggttttgtatctaCTGCCAAGTAGCAGTTGGAAGGAGAGAATTTCTGAGGTGTGTGTGATCATTGATGTTGTCTGCTTTAACTAGAGAGTGAGCAGAGTACATACAGTCCATGGTGGGTGTGAGGAATACTGGTTTCTACCATGTGCTGAGTTATGCAGTTTTGGGCACAGCACTTGTAATGCCAAACCacaatgcatccagataggatgctttctatggtgcatcaataaatatTGGTGAGAGTCTAAGAGGACATGTCAAGttatttagcctcctgaggaagttgagCTGCTAGTGTGCTGGCAGCCATGAAGGAATTTAAGAATGGACTTATGAGAGCTTGAAGAGGACATGAAAAGGCTTTAGTGAGTAAGATTGTGGAAATCCACAAGGCATTCTGCACACACGTGAAAAACAGGAGAATGACTTGTGTGAGAGTACGTCCTATCAGGGATAAATGTGGAAATATACTTGGAGTTGGAGAAGGTggggaagtacttaatgaatactttgctttagtattcaccagtAAGAGGGGCCTTGACAAATGTAAGAACAGTTGATATCTGGAACATAGTCATCATCAAGAAATAGATAGTACTGGAATTTTTAATAAACAATTGGACAGCTGAGTCCTAGGGCTGGACAGGATAAACTCCAGATTACTACAGGAGGCAAGTAAAGAGATTGTTGAATATTTGGCATTGATCTTTGTCTGCATTGGCCACAGGAGGAGTAGCTGAATGGAAGGTGGCAAATGTCTTTCCtatgttcaagaaaggtaatagggacaatcctggaaattatagaatAGTGAATCTAATGTCAGTGGTACACAAACTATTAGAGAAGATTCTTAGGCACAGAATTTATCAGTACTTGGAGAGCATAGTTTAactagggacagtcagcatggctttgtgaggggcagttcATGCCTcaccagcctgattgaattctttgaggaaatgacaaaacTAATAGATGAAGGGAAAGGAATGGAATTGGTCCATATTGGTTTCAATAAGATGTTTGACATTGTTTCTCATAGTCAGCTCATTTAAAAAGCCAGGAGGCATGTGATGCATGGAAATTTGGCTGCATgaattcagaattgccttgccaCTGTAGGCAGAGCATGATTGTAGATGGAGCATATCCTGCCTGGAGATCGGTGATCAGTCATGTTCCAcaatgatctgttctgggacccttgctctttgtgatttttatacatgATTTGGGTCAGTAAGATTGCAAATGAGatgaagtttggtggtgttgttgaTGCTGAAGAAGGGTGtggtaggttacaatgggacacagataggatgcagaattgggctaagaattggcagatggagttcaatcccaaaAATGTGTTATGTGTtaaatgatgcattttggaagattGAGCTTCAAAGCAGAATACAGGATTAAAGACAGGAttattagcagtgtggaggagcaggggtTCCATGTCCATAGATACCTCATAGTTGCCACATAAGCttttagggtagttaagaaggtgtatgttatactggccttcattagtcagtggatggtgggggtggggtggggaattaAGTTCAAGACCACTATGTAATATTTcatctctgtaaaactctggttagaccacacttgggatattgtgtacagttctgttccCTTCATTCTGCGAATGATGTCAAAGTTTTAGAGATAATACAGAGGGCAtaaaccaggatgctgccaagaTTAAAagcctgtcttatgaggataggtaaATTAGGTTCTctaaggatgagaggtgaatagATCGAGCTGTACAGGACgataggaggcatagatagatacagtggacaaccagagactttcTGGTTGTAAATGGCTGATATagaggggcataactttaaggtgattgaagaaaAGTATAGGTGAGTGGGGTGTCAGAGGTATGTATGCATGGAATACAcggccaggggaggtgataggggcAAATACACTGaggaaatttaagagactcttgggcaggcacatggatgaaaaaaaaatggagagctatgcagcagggaatggttagattgatcttagagtaggttcaaagttcagccaaagggcctgtactctgctgtatgTCCTATGGTCTCAGAAGATACAAATTACATAGGCTTAAGTGTAAGAATGGAGACAGGAAGGGACTCAGGAAATTTCCACTTGCTTTAGGCATTGGAAATCAGCAAATTGTTGAAGCAGTGAGCAGATATGTCTCTGGTTGTTAAATGATTTGTATGAGGCACCAAATGTATGGTTGCTAAACTTACTGAAAACAAAATGCAAGTTGAAAGTATGTTCTGAAGATGGTACAAGACTATGTAGAGCATAATTTTTATAACAGAATATCATGCTGGAAAATGTGCTCTTGTCCACtttgacaagaaaaaaaaataaaacccaTCATTTAAATGCTGTGAAGTTGCCAAACTCCAAGGTGTAGAAGGATATAGGTTGCTCATTTTGTCCCCACACTTACACTCTGTCTGGTTTGAATGCTTCAGCTGAAAGTATATATTGAGCAACAAATAACTTAAATTTATGATGaaacttttctctctctccacagggCCAAGATCTTAGCTAACTCCAGGCTGAAGTGCATTCTACTTGTGTCCAcaaacttttctcttttttttgtcacTTTTTTGCCTGATTCTGTCTATTTTGACAATTGTGAGATGAGCATAGGACAGGCTAATATGCTGCAGCATATCAACATTTAGAGAGGATGCATGGGAGCGTTATAAAACATTAGGAAAGGTGAGGTTCAGGGTCAGTCATGATATGCACAAGTAGTGAGGGAGAGAATGCTGCATCTTTGGTGATAACCTTTgcgtcctctctagccacaggacTCATGCCAGAAGaatggagggtggcaaatgttactGGATTGTTCAAGGAAGGATATAGGGATAATactgggaattataggccagtgagttcaACAAGCATGGTGGGCAAGATGTTGGAGAGGATTATTAGACAAGATTTATGAGGAATTGGAGAAGCATACTTAAATTAAGGGTAATCAG
Protein-coding regions in this window:
- the LOC134344724 gene encoding transmembrane 4 L6 family member 4-like, giving the protein MCGPHQCNRKSPIYVLIFSMIGVMGAAYGFIVSSMALKIGPLCRVTQLGEWRHPFNRGDYLNNSSLWIKCMEPENVIFWHILLFSILLVISAVEFIICVALLINILLTIFCGNINCFKGQDLS